The Corallococcus exiguus genome has a segment encoding these proteins:
- a CDS encoding ABC transporter substrate-binding protein yields the protein MRDWLLGLMLLLCVPCPVQAQPDDISTWVALPPETLRGWRVEATAQRILITPEQPPTPQLQVREVLVLLTVAQSSLNWILEGMLPVLRNQRVRVGLTLYKLGTGREEQERMLALADSGQFDLIVAMGSDATRFLYNRFGNQPTPVVALCKAPELWLGFEEGASQQAKPDNMAFVSLSLSPDVQLHYLQELLGPLKALTVVYDRRNQSTVEVEAEAMRRLSARDGFQLLELAVEGKRGAEETLSEQLPRMARAMRQIDPDGRHSLFWVTTSSAVYDELERIDRYSEGIPVLGSVREAVREGNSSAVMSIGVPFKSAGQLSARYMLEVLGSRLPASRLPMGVISPPDLAIHLRRAQQLDIKLPFHFLEQASSLYDLDGRLVRQDGQPAVSAPAASP from the coding sequence ATGCGTGACTGGCTGTTGGGCCTGATGTTGCTGCTGTGCGTGCCCTGTCCGGTCCAGGCACAGCCGGACGACATCTCCACCTGGGTGGCCCTGCCGCCGGAGACGCTTCGCGGCTGGCGGGTGGAGGCGACCGCGCAGCGGATCCTCATCACCCCTGAACAGCCACCCACGCCCCAGCTCCAGGTGCGCGAGGTGCTGGTGTTGCTCACCGTGGCCCAGAGCAGCCTCAACTGGATCCTGGAGGGCATGCTGCCCGTGCTGCGCAATCAGCGCGTGCGGGTGGGCCTCACGCTCTACAAGCTCGGCACGGGCCGCGAGGAACAGGAGCGGATGCTGGCGCTGGCGGACTCCGGCCAGTTCGACCTCATCGTCGCCATGGGCTCGGACGCGACGCGCTTTCTCTACAACCGCTTCGGCAACCAGCCCACGCCGGTGGTGGCGCTGTGCAAGGCGCCGGAGCTGTGGCTGGGCTTCGAGGAAGGCGCTTCACAGCAGGCCAAGCCGGACAACATGGCCTTCGTCTCGCTGTCGCTCTCCCCCGATGTACAGCTGCACTACCTCCAGGAGCTGCTGGGCCCGTTGAAGGCGCTGACGGTGGTGTACGACCGCCGCAACCAGAGCACGGTGGAGGTGGAGGCGGAGGCCATGCGGCGGCTGTCCGCTCGGGACGGCTTCCAGCTGCTGGAGCTGGCGGTGGAGGGAAAGCGCGGCGCGGAGGAGACGCTCTCCGAACAGCTTCCGCGCATGGCCCGCGCGATGCGGCAGATAGACCCCGACGGCCGGCACAGCCTCTTCTGGGTCACCACCTCCTCCGCGGTGTACGACGAACTGGAGCGCATCGATCGGTACTCCGAAGGCATTCCGGTGCTGGGCTCCGTGCGCGAGGCCGTGCGCGAGGGCAACTCCAGCGCGGTCATGTCCATTGGCGTGCCCTTCAAGAGCGCCGGCCAGCTGAGCGCGCGCTACATGCTGGAGGTGCTGGGCTCGCGCCTCCCGGCGTCGCGGCTGCCCATGGGGGTCATCTCCCCGCCGGACCTGGCCATCCACCTGCGGCGGGCGCAGCAGCTGGACATCAAGCTGCCCTTCCACTTCCTGGAGCAGGCCAGCTCCCTCTACGACCTGGATGGCCGGCTGGTGCGCCAGGACGGACAGCCCGCCGTGTCCGCTCCCGCGGCCTCGCCATGA
- a CDS encoding MFS transporter: MSVHSLRHGRGLRRARLGALLLVLAASLGGVVALGLGEAWRGDARLQFERLAAQGAILQGPVEMFLRVGMALEQFTGFTQLARTLRQADPTLEAVRVLDDQGRLLFSEPPGPEVPAPAARRVPPLPHQRFAVTEDAHSFRVSLPLSDRFGEVGRLELVMSREAVSQRVLRRFQPLFTLLGGCLLFLGAFVSGAQRLWMRHPRRWLGAAFSLSFLALTLATSLALADLYSDGLHQRTSSLAHSLARRLNEAARLGLTLSHLRGLDTLLEEYQRTNADLGSLALIADERVLVQVDAGAGRTGDERFEYTIDLELTEGPWNLPVRLEVDAAKGALQARLWRTVPGFLFLFAASSLLGLLVLGALSPLPRRGSGSRVFEQRTVGRLQPLAFLGGFLEGLPFAFLPVAAEALLPGGGAALLAVVFQGACALALVPSERYARRGHLGRWLVVALGVSTAAFALMAFTSDLRAWLVLRGLCGFGLGALAAGTRAYLLAALPSGQPPRRMARLTLARGGGLLAGTVLGALVAAHLGPSPVFLFAALCGLGALAYSRHWLPPVEARDRSAGPRAFRASLTLPPLPPGAWSPRDHRWALLFVGLPSWLSRGGVLGLVLPLWLVGEGQDTDRIGQLLALVALGALLPHAVPARLDGSRRLLQGGVLGTGLSLLALAAFGSLEPVRALALCLLGMSLGLVHVPLDHHVESQPAESTRRRSWASITPLLGALAQCVGPLLVSAFWRPSEDPLPVLGGLGVGVLLLGAAHSWMTRASPGREVRHA; the protein is encoded by the coding sequence ATGTCTGTCCATTCCCTCCGGCACGGGCGCGGGTTGCGCCGGGCCCGGCTTGGCGCCCTCCTCCTGGTGCTGGCCGCCTCGCTCGGAGGAGTCGTCGCCCTGGGACTGGGCGAGGCGTGGCGCGGGGATGCCCGCCTCCAGTTCGAGCGGCTCGCGGCGCAGGGCGCGATCCTCCAGGGGCCGGTGGAGATGTTCCTGCGCGTGGGCATGGCGCTGGAGCAGTTCACCGGCTTCACCCAGCTGGCGCGCACGCTGCGCCAGGCGGACCCCACGCTGGAGGCGGTCCGCGTCCTGGACGACCAGGGCCGGCTGCTCTTCTCCGAGCCCCCCGGCCCGGAGGTTCCTGCCCCCGCGGCTCGCCGCGTGCCTCCCCTGCCCCACCAGCGCTTCGCGGTGACGGAGGACGCGCACTCCTTCCGCGTGTCGCTGCCGCTGTCAGACCGCTTCGGGGAAGTGGGCCGACTGGAGCTGGTGATGTCCCGGGAGGCCGTGTCCCAACGGGTGCTGCGGCGCTTCCAGCCCCTCTTCACGCTGCTGGGGGGATGTCTGCTGTTCCTGGGGGCCTTCGTGTCGGGCGCGCAGCGGCTGTGGATGCGGCATCCCCGGCGCTGGCTGGGTGCGGCGTTCTCCTTGAGCTTCCTGGCCCTGACGCTGGCCACGTCCCTGGCGCTTGCGGACCTCTATTCGGATGGGCTGCACCAGCGCACCAGCAGCCTGGCGCATTCGCTGGCGCGGCGGCTGAACGAGGCGGCGCGGCTGGGCCTGACGCTTTCCCACCTGCGGGGCCTGGACACCCTGCTGGAGGAGTACCAGCGCACCAACGCAGACCTGGGCTCACTGGCGCTCATCGCGGATGAGCGGGTGCTCGTGCAGGTGGACGCAGGCGCTGGGCGCACGGGAGACGAGCGCTTCGAGTACACCATCGACCTGGAGCTCACGGAGGGCCCGTGGAACCTCCCCGTGCGTCTGGAGGTGGACGCCGCGAAGGGCGCGCTCCAGGCGCGGCTGTGGCGCACCGTCCCCGGCTTCCTCTTCCTCTTCGCCGCCTCGAGCCTGTTGGGCCTGCTGGTGCTCGGAGCACTGTCGCCCCTGCCCCGGCGTGGCTCTGGCTCGCGCGTCTTCGAGCAGCGGACGGTGGGCCGGCTCCAGCCCCTCGCCTTCCTCGGAGGCTTCCTGGAGGGACTCCCGTTCGCATTCCTCCCCGTCGCCGCGGAGGCCCTCCTCCCGGGCGGCGGCGCCGCGCTGCTCGCCGTCGTATTCCAGGGGGCCTGCGCGCTCGCGCTCGTCCCCTCCGAGCGTTACGCGCGGCGGGGTCACCTCGGGCGCTGGCTCGTGGTGGCCCTGGGCGTGTCCACCGCGGCGTTCGCGTTGATGGCGTTCACCTCGGACCTGCGCGCGTGGCTGGTGCTGCGCGGGCTCTGCGGGTTCGGGTTGGGGGCGCTGGCCGCCGGGACGCGGGCGTATCTGCTCGCCGCGCTTCCCTCGGGACAGCCGCCCCGGCGCATGGCGCGGCTCACCCTGGCCCGGGGTGGCGGCCTGCTCGCCGGCACGGTGCTGGGCGCGCTCGTGGCGGCCCACCTGGGACCGTCCCCGGTGTTCCTGTTCGCGGCCCTCTGTGGCCTGGGCGCGCTCGCGTATTCGCGGCACTGGCTGCCCCCCGTGGAAGCTCGGGACCGGTCCGCCGGGCCTCGTGCCTTCCGCGCATCCCTCACGCTTCCGCCCCTGCCTCCGGGGGCGTGGAGTCCGCGCGATCACCGCTGGGCGCTGCTGTTCGTCGGGCTGCCGTCGTGGCTTTCGCGCGGGGGAGTGCTCGGACTCGTGTTGCCCCTATGGCTCGTGGGCGAGGGTCAGGACACGGACCGCATCGGGCAACTGCTCGCTCTCGTCGCGCTGGGCGCGTTGCTTCCCCATGCCGTACCGGCGCGCCTCGACGGGAGCAGGAGGCTGCTTCAGGGGGGCGTGCTGGGCACCGGGCTGTCACTGCTCGCGCTCGCGGCCTTCGGCTCGTTGGAGCCCGTCCGCGCGCTGGCGCTCTGCCTTCTGGGAATGTCCCTCGGGCTCGTTCACGTCCCGCTCGACCACCACGTCGAAAGCCAGCCGGCGGAGAGCACGCGCAGGCGCTCCTGGGCCTCCATCACGCCGCTGCTCGGCGCGCTCGCGCAGTGCGTGGGGCCGCTCCTCGTCAGCGCCTTCTGGAGGCCCTCGGAGGATCCGCTCCCGGTGCTCGGAGGGCTGGGCGTCGGAGTGCTGCTGCTGGGGGCCGCCCATTCCTGGATGACCCGGGCCTCGCCCGGTCGCGAGGTGCGCCATGCGTGA